One Lepisosteus oculatus isolate fLepOcu1 chromosome 13, fLepOcu1.hap2, whole genome shotgun sequence genomic region harbors:
- the ptx3a gene encoding pentraxin-related protein PTX3, whose translation MRCLKVFLCVFLCSSCVLAQGYDNDEIEVDYGDVYYNEISDNKEEATSAPCTSKDLTKWDKLFSMLENSQMKENMLLQYVNDIITVELQSMRAEMLQFVGTYASTCTNAMDSVSRRIASQVDQKLAQISERTKDANKMHQSQLEQLLLASRNQASKLSKLESTFQNGAEFKAVPSEPKIQDVPTSVKLEKTMNSIARDLQITRAQLDFTQRWTNQHFLPSGCEMALLFPMRSKKIFASVNPEAAMTLRSFTVCFWAKVTEALNKTVLFSYGTKRNPYDIQLSFSQTSAVFTVGGEASSVETPNVVENGQWGHFCGTWSSEEGSASLWVNGELAVTSKGVAKGYTIPDGGVMQLGQERNGCCVSGLNVNFDDKLAFSGKMTGINLWDRVLQSEQILQLARENDSCSIRGNVVGWGVTEIIPHGGAQYTF comes from the exons ATGCGCTGCTTGAAAGTGTTCCTCTGCGTTTTTCTTTGTTCTTCCTGTGTGCTGGCACAGGGATATGACAACGATGAAATTGAAGTGGACTATGGAGATGTGTATTACAACGAAATCTCGGACAACAAAGAAGAAG CTACTTCAGCTCCCTGCACGTCCAAAGACCTCACAAAATGGGACAAGCTCTTTTCCATGCTAGAGAACTcccaaatgaaagaaaacatgctGCTTCAATACGTGAATGACATAATTACAGTGGAGCTGCAATCCATGCGTGCTGAAATGCTGCAGTTTGTGGGCACCTATGCCAGCACCTGCACCAATGCGATGGACAGTGTCAGTCGACGCATAGCTTCGCAAGTGGACCAGAAGTTAGCCCAAATCTCTGAAAGGACAAAGGATGCCAACAAAATGCATCAGTCCCAGCTAGAGCAGCTGTTATTGGCAAGCAGGAATCAAGCTAGCAAacttagcaaacttgagagtaCCTTTCAAAATGGAGCAGAATTTAAGGCTGTGCCCTCAGAGCCAAAAATACAGGATGTCCCTACGTCAGTGAAACTTGAAAAGACTATGAATTCCATTGCCCGGGATCTGCAGATAACCCGGGCACAGCTAGACTTTACCCAGAGGTGGACTAATCAGCACTTCCTGCCCTCAG GATGTGAAATGGCTCTGTTGTTTCCAATGCGCTCCAAAAAGATCTTCGCCAGCGTCAATCCTGAGGCTGCCATGACCCTGAGGTCCTTCACTGTCTGTTTTTGGGCCAAAGTCACAGAAGCCCTCAATAAAACTGTCTTATTCTCCTACGGGACAAAGAGAAACCCCTATGACATCCAGCTGTCCTTCAGCCAGACGTCAGCAGTGTTCACCGTCGGGGGAGAGGCCTCATCGGTGGAGACTCCAAACGTGGTGGAGAACGGGCAGTGGGGTCACTTCTGCGGCACCTGGAGCTCTGAAGAGGGGTCGGCCTCGTTGTGGGTCAACGGGGAGCTGGCAGTTACCTCCAAGGGGGTTGCAAAAGGCTATACAATCCCTGACGGAGGCGTCATGCAGCTTGGCCAAGAGAGAAATGGCTGCTGTGTTTCAGGCCTTAACGTCAACTTCGATGACAAACTGGCATTTTCCGGAAAGATGACGGGGATCAATCTGTGGGACCGCGTCTTACAAAGCGAGCAGATTCTCCAGCTGGCCAGAGAAAACGATTCATGCTCCATTAGAGGAAATGTAGTGGGCTGGGGCGTTACAGAAATTATACCGCACGGAGGAGCTCAGTATACATTCTAA